The genomic window GCGTTCATAGCCGGAGCCGTGCACCAGAGCGGCGATGACATGCTCGAACACCACCCGGTCCGGGATCCGGCGGCGGTGGCAGCCCAGAGGATGCGACGGATCGAACTCGGGTCGTTCAGGCCACAGCGCGGCGAACTGGACCCAGACAGGTTCGAACGACGAAGATGGCAGCGCAGGCACGGGACTCCATCGGTCACGAAGCGTAGAGAACTCCGATGATCAATGGACCCGTGCCTGTTTGCTTCCTGCTGGTCCCGCCTGTCCGAATCTTGGACCTATCGCCGGACGCTCTTACTTCCCCTGATGTCGGGCCAGCTCTCGCTTGACCAGAACCGGTCGGCCAAGATGATGGCGTGCGCTACGACTTGGACGCCCTCGGCGAGATGGAATTTGAAGACCTCGCACAAGCGCTCTCCATCCACGTGCTCGGGCCGGGCGTCCAAGTTTTCGGAGACGGCCCTGACGGGGGCCGAGAAGCAGCGTTCGAAGGAACCGTCACATTTCCCGAACCGGACCCTGCCGGACCGTGGCGAGGCTACGGCGTCATCCAAGCAGAATTCCGTCGGCAGCCGCTAGGTACAGCGCAAGGCCGTTCGGTTCGGTCGCGGCCGCGGTCAGCGCGCACGCCCACTGCCCGGTCGTGATCGTCCAGGGCGCTCTGGCCGCGAACGCCCCGATGGTCGCTGATGTGCCCTTGACCCGGTATTTCAGCCGGGCCGCTCGCGGTCCATGCCGGGTGCTGCCCTTCTGGCTCGCAGCATAGGTTCCCGGCTGACGACTGTCAGCGTGCGCCGGGCCCGTGTGAGCGCGACGTACAGACTCGTCGGCGAGTGCACGTCGGCGTCGAGTAGCACGGCATGATCGTACTCAAGTCCCTTGATCAGCACCGGTCGGGAGACGACACGAGACCAGTCGGAACGGCCGGTGGTCCTGGTGCGGTTACGCAGTTGAATGACTGCTGCGACGACGGAGTTGTTGCCGGCGTCGGCTATCCGTAGGGCGCTGAGCATCGTGTGCCAGGCGTCGTGGCGGTAGAGCCGGATGCCTGGAATGTCCGCGATGGCGAGCAGGGCTTGGCGTACCCGTGCTGGCGCCGGGTCGTCCAGGAGTCCGCTGAGCAGGATCAGGGCCGATTCTGCTCCGGGGCGTTTGAGTTTCGTGACGGGTTTGCCTTCCCGCAGCTTTTTGATCAGCGGCGGATTCAGACTCTCGGCGACCTTGGAAGCGCAGGTTCTGGCGTACTCGGCGGTGGCTACCGCGACAGCCTGCGGGTCGCCGTGGTCGATGACATCGGCGAATCTAACGATCTCCTTGCCCTCGATCTCCTCCATCATCGTGTAGGCGCCTCGCAGGGTCCGGGCCAGCGCGACGCAGTCGTGCGGAAAGTTTCCGATCGCGACGACGGATCCGGCGCCGGTGGGCTGATCAAAGCAGGCGCTGAAGCGGCTGCGGGCATCCGCGGGGAGCCAGGTCACCGGTGCGCCGGTGAGATCGATCGGCCTTGCCTCGGCGAGGTCGGAACGGATGTCGATCAGCCATTGGCCGAGGGCTTCGTTCTGGCCGGCCCATCGCCAGGCATGGACGGGAACGGCGGCGTCCGGCCATCGGTCTGCCACGTCCGTTTCCCATGTGACGGGTACGTTGCCGCCGAAGTTGAAGATGCTCTGCAGCGGGTCGCCGAAGACGGCCACTGGCAGGGCGTCACCCAGGGCC from Actinoplanes derwentensis includes these protein-coding regions:
- a CDS encoding UvrD-helicase domain-containing protein, which translates into the protein MQLPAGAGKTQLIAAVSAQTAEAGERVLVLTHTNAGVDALRRRMRAFGVADTRVHVDTIASWSHSLVRRYPQLAEFIVPQLPSWVDSQRYYTAAQLVISSRAIRRVLQASYHLAVIDEYQDCGTDQHALVVALGDALPVAVFGDPLQSIFNFGGNVPVTWETDVADRWPDAAVPVHAWRWAGQNEALGQWLIDIRSDLAEARPIDLTGAPVTWLPADARSRFSACFDQPTGAGSVVAIGNFPHDCVALARTLRGAYTMMEEIEGKEIVRFADVIDHGDPQAVAVATAEYARTCASKVAESLNPPLIKKLREGKPVTKLKRPGAESALILLSGLLDDPAPARVRQALLAIADIPGIRLYRHDAWHTMLSALRIADAGNNSVVAAVIQLRNRTRTTGRSDWSRVVSRPVLIKGLEYDHAVLLDADVHSPTSLYVALTRARRTLTVVSREPMLRARRAAPGMDRERPG